One part of the Melitaea cinxia chromosome 8, ilMelCinx1.1, whole genome shotgun sequence genome encodes these proteins:
- the LOC123656008 gene encoding uncharacterized protein LOC123656008: protein MDDLIVALSRQHVGCHVDGICVNNISYADDMVLLSASISGMRQLVQTCEDYACYHGLKYNVLKSKCMVFEAIGTKCPPNSPPVLLSGIPLKMVEQFKYLGHIVTTCLKDDADIERERRALSVRANMLARRFARCSAQVKITLFRAYCTSFYTCSLWADYTKKRYSDLRVLYNNAFRILLGLPRCCSASGMFADARTDCFHTTMRKRCASFVRRVRGSQNSVLKMIAERFDCFYLRHCCD, encoded by the coding sequence ATGGATGACCTGATCGTCGCGCTCAGCAGACAGCATGTCGGTTGTCATGTTGATGGAATATgcgtaaataatataagttatgcGGACGACATGGTACTGCTGAGTGCGTCAATCAGTGGAATGAGACAGCTGGTACAGACATGTGAGGATTACGCGTGTTATCATGGCTTAAAATATAACGTTTTAAAAAGCAAATGCATGGTCTTTGAGGCTATCGGAACAAAATGCCCCCCGAATAGCCCACCCGTGCTTCTCTCTGGTATACCCTTAAAAATGGTGGAGCAATTTAAGTATCTAGGGCATATAGTTACTACTTGTCTCAAGGATGATGCAGACATTGAGAGGGAGCGGAGGGCACTGTCAGTTAGAGCGAACATGTTAGCTCGAAGGTTTGCTCGTTGCTCAGCCCAAGTAAAGATAACACTTTTTAGAGCATATTGTACCTCATTTTATACGTGTAGCTTATGGGCTGACTACACAAAGAAAAGATACAGTGACCTCCGTGTCCTCTACAATAATGCATTCAGGATACTGTTGGGGCTGCCCCGATGCTGCAGCGCCTCAGGCATGTTTGCAGACGCAAGAACCGACTGCTTCCACACCACCATGCGTAAGCGATGCGCATCTTTTGTGCGTAGAGTAAGGGGTAGCCAAAACAGTGTGCTGAAGATGATCGCGGAGCGTTTTGACTGCTTCTACCTCCGGCATTGCTGCGATTGA
- the LOC123656007 gene encoding uncharacterized protein LOC123656007, which produces MIDITSDILNCNCFCKSHDHRRILNGFYSDIVSALRDAALVSRGSKRRFGGGSRVVGWNKHVSDAHRVARTSFTKWVLYGKPKSGLIYHEMVESRRKFKSQLKWCQDHQEQLKMDILVKKHCNGDFRGFWRETSKTNFRPGLPVSVDGSSAPKDIANIFRANFCVKSHVGPMMEVHNADMNEKGDRISFLPEDIYKVIRQMDRGKSPGHDGLSIEHLQHAGPLIFKLLALFYSLCVVHSYLLDDLMKTVVVPVVKNKTGNLADKHNYRPISLATIMAKVFDGLLNAQLRKHIKLHDNQFGFRPHLSTESAILCLKHTVKYYTNRKTPVYACFLDLSKAFDLVVYDLLWKKLYYLLWKNLGYRREL; this is translated from the coding sequence ATGATTGACATTACTTCGGacattttaaattgtaactGTTTTTGTAAAAGCCATGATCACAGGCGTATTCTGAACGGTTTTTACTCGGACATTGTGTCTGCTTTGAGAGACGCGGCGTTGGTGAGTCGTGGGAGTAAGAGACGGTTCGGTGGTGGCTCGCGCGTGGTGGGATGGAACAAGCACGTCAGCGACGCTCACCGGGTGGCCAGGACTAGTTTCACGAAATGGGTGCTCTATGGTAAACCTAAATCTGGTCTTATTTATCACGAGATGGTTGAAAGTAGAAGAAAGtttaaatcacaattaaaatgGTGCCAAGATCACCAGGAGCAATTAAAAATGGATATTCTTGTTAAGAAACACTGTAATGGTGATTTTCGTGGATTCTGGCGCGAGACAAGTAAAACGAATTTTCGGCCTGGCCTACCGGTGAGCGTTGATGGCTCAAGCGCGCCCAAGGACATAGCTAACATCTTTAGGGCAAATTTTTGTGTTAAGTCACATGTGGGTCCTATGATGGAGGTGCACAATGCTGACATGAACGAGAAAGGTGATAGGATCTCATTCCTTCCCGaagatatatataaagttatacgGCAAATGGACAGAGGTAAGTCTCCAGGCCACGATGGACTCAGCATTGAGCATCTCCAGCACGCTGGACCTcttatttttaagctattggCTCTGTTTTATTCACTCTGCGTCGTTCATTCCTACCTGCTGGATGATCTCATGAAAACGGTAGTAGTTCCTGTCGTGAAAAATAAAACTGGTAACCTTGCTGACAAACATAACTACAGGCCTATATCGCTTGCCACTATCATGGCCAAGGTGTTTGACGGATTGCTTAACGCGCAGTTGAGAAAACACATAAAGCTGCACGATAATCAATTCGGTTTTCGCCCTCACCTGTCTACAGAGAGTGCTATACTGTGCCTTAAGCACACCGTCAAATACTACACAAATCGCAAGACACCTGTGTACGCGTGCTTCCTCGATTTGTCTAAAGCTTTTGACCTGGTGGTATATGATTTACTTTGGAAGAAACTCTACTACTTACTTTGGAAAAACTTGGGTTACCGCAgggaattataa